A DNA window from Engraulis encrasicolus isolate BLACKSEA-1 unplaced genomic scaffold, IST_EnEncr_1.0 scaffold_882_np1212, whole genome shotgun sequence contains the following coding sequences:
- the LOC134444944 gene encoding uncharacterized protein K02A2.6-like, with product MAQLQPPSALSFEGNIAENWKLWEQKFDLFLIASGIAEKSSKVQCATFLHVAGEEAVKIYNTFSFEEAEKDKLDVLKKKFKDYCEPRKNVTYIRHLFFTRAQGPNESIDAYVTDLKNKAKDCEFLDLHDSLIRDRIVCGVREDHVRARLLRETGLTLVKAIDICRANEMTVTQVKALNEEVEVSKIRSVSHSKTADRRKTFGNDYRARTNVTGNEQKVRQCFKCGYEHSPSKCPAYGQTCRVCNKQNHFAKMCRQAKQQASGYNARKLHVVEVDDDDDDDFFVGSVELKREENPVKIETIATETKSDKARWTERLNINGQNVSFKLDTGAECNVLAERTFRSLGCNTTLMKKSGCKLVTYSGHQMSPVGKVTLTCKYKEIKHEIDFQIIDRDAPAILGRETCEALGMIKRVHEIKSEDELLNKFDDLFTGLGCLPGQHHIQINKDIPPVVHAPRRVPVALKSKIVEELQRMEKLGVITRQHEPTDWVNSMVTVVKPNKIRICIDPKDLNQAIKREHYPLLTVEEVVSSMPKAKVFSVVDANHGFWQIQLDEESSKLCTFNTPIGRYRFLRLPFGVSSASEVFQRAVAQMIEGLDGVVNVIDDLLVWGENDEEHDRRLVQLLNRAREWNLKLNKSKCKIRTPEIRYIGHILSAEGLKPDPEKVRAVAQIPTPENKQALMRFMGMIQYLAKFIPNMAEVSAPLRKLLESDVDWHWEDGQVRSFEKLKSLLTHAPTLKFYDVQKPVTLSVDASSEGIGAVLMQEGKPVAYGSRALSDAQRRYAQIEKELLAIVYGCEKFHQYVYGKDILVESDHKPLEAIFKKALYQAPSRLQRMLLRLQRYSLNIVYKPGKEMHIADALSRAFLNEQTEDLLGEELEVNWVTQQLPVSEEKLNMFREATAADPEMQLLHKVAMNGWPKDINAVPKDIQAYWTYREEISCSSGLLFKAAKLIVPNQLRGEMLSKIHESHLGVVKCKERARDVLYWPGMESQTVWSLTTARSIPVQSSDVSLETGTSDTLLQVLGMHSPTGRLSERCKPSKTSSGKHKMGMEIPTSRCWNTATLH from the exons ATGGCACAGTTACAGCCGCCATCTGCGCTTAGTTTTGAAGGCAACATAGCCGAAAACTGGAAGCTGTGGGAGCAGAAGTTCGACTTGTTTCTGATCGCTAGTGGAATAGCAGAAAAATCCAGCAAAGTCCAGTGTGCTACCTTCCTGCATGTCGCTGGGGAGGAAGCAGTTAAAATCTACAACACTTTCTCGTTCGAGGAGGCTGAAAAGGACAAACTGGATGTGCTGAAGAAAAAATTCAAAGACTACTGTGAACCAAGAAAAAACGTAACGTACATTCGTCACTTGTTTTTCACGAGAGCACAAGGCCCCAACGAAAGTATTGATGCATATGTTACTGActtaaaaaacaaagcaaaagactGTGAATTCCTGGATCTACATGACTCGTTGATACGAGACCGAATTGTTTGTGGCGTGCGCGAAGATCATGTGCGTGCAAGACTGCTTAGAGAAACGGGCTTAACCTTGGTAAAAGCCATTGATATCTGCCGCGCTAATGAAATGACTGTGACCCAAGTAAAAGCGCTCAATGAAGAAGTTGAGGTGAGCAAAATAAGGAGTGTCAGTCATTCCAAGACCGCAGACAGACGCAAGACGTTCGGGAATGATTACAGGGCCAGAACGAATGTGACTGGAAATGAGCAAAAAGTGAGACAATGTTTCAAGTGCGGATATGAACACAGTCCAAGCAAATGCCCGGCGTACGGTCAAACGTGCAGGGTATGCAATAAGCAGAATCATTTCGCTAAAATGTGCAGGCAAGCAAAGCAGCAAGCCAGCGGCTATAATGCAAGGAAGCTGCACGTAGTCgaagtggatgatgatgatgatgatgatttcttTGTTGGTTCTGTGGAATTGAAACGAGAAGAAAATCCGGTCAAAATAGAAACAATTGCAACTGAGACGAAAAGTGACAAAGCCAGATGGACTGAAAGGCTGAACATAAATGGCCAAAATGTTAGTTTTAAACTTGATACGGGAGCCGAGTGTAATGTTCTAGCTGAGAGAACTTTCAGATCACTCGGATGCAACACGACATTGATGAAAAAATCAGGATGCAAGTTGGTGACGTATTCTGGCCACCAGATGTCGCCAGTGGGTAAAGTAACACTTACCTGCAAATACAAAGAAATTAAGCatgagattgatttccaaattaTTGATCGTGATGCACCAGCAATACTGGGCAGAGAGACATGTGAAGCATTAGGCATGATCAAAAGAGTGCATGAAATTAAATCAGAAGATGAGTTGTTGAACAAATTTGATGATCTGTTCACTGGTCTTGGCTGTCTACCAGGCCAACACCACATCCAGATAAACAAAGACATACCACCAGTCGTGCATGCACCAAGGAGAGTTCCAGTGGCCTTGAAGAGCAAAATAGTGGAGGAACTACAGCGAATGGAGAAGCTAGGTGTGATCACCAGACAGCATGAACCAACCGACTGGGTGAACAGTATGGTAACAGTGGTGAAGCCAAATAAAATAAGAATCTGCATAGACCCAAAAGACCTTAACCAAGCCATTAAGCGCGAACACTACCCACTGCTCACAGTGGAAGAGGTGGTGTCAAGCATGCCGAAAGCAAAAGTTTTTTCAGTGGTAGATGCAAACCATGGGTTTTGGCAGATACAATTAGATGAAGAGAGTTCCAAATTATGCACGTTCAACACGCCTATTGGCAGGTACAGATTTTTGCGCTTACCTTTTGGCGTATCATCAGCTTCTGAAGTGTTCCAGCGTGCTGTCGCACAAATGATTGAAGGCTTGGATGGTGTGGTCAACGTGATCGACGATCTTCTGGTCTGGGGAGAGAACGACGAGGAGCATGACAGACGGCTTGTGCAGCTGCTGAACAGAGCAAGAGAGTGGAATCTCAAGCTTAACAAAAGCAAGTGCAAGATCAGAACACCAGAAATACGGTACATAGGCCACATCCTATCAGCAGAGGGTCTCAAGCCTGATCCTGAAAAAGTGAGAGCTGTGGCGCAAATCCCTACCCCAGAGAACAAACAGGCTCTCATGAGATTCATGGGGATGATCCAGTACCTTGCCAAGTTCATTCCCAACATGGCTGAGGTCAGCGCGCCACTCCGAAAACTGCTGGAAAGTGATGTAGACTGGCACTGGGAAGATGGTCAGGTGAGAAGTTTTGAAAAACTCAAGTCATTACTGACACATGCACCAACATTGAAATTTTATGATGTACAAAAACCTGTGACACTCTCTGTAGACGCCAGTTCTGAAGGCATTGGAGCAGTTTTAATGCAGGAAGGAAAACCTGTTGCCTATGGATCGCGTGCACTGTCCGATGCACAGCGCCGTTATGCACAGATAGAAAAAGAGCTGTTAGCCATTGTCTATGGATGTGAAAAATTCCATCAGTATGTATATGGCAAAGACATTCTGGTTGAGAGTGATCACAAGCCCCTGGAGGCTATTTTCAAAAAGGCTCTGTACCAAGCTCCATCAAGGCTGCAGAGGATGCTGCTTAGACTGCAGAGATACAGCCTTAACATAGTGTACAAGCCAGGCAAAGAAATGCACATCGCCGACGCCCTGAGCCGTGCATTCCTGAATGAGCAGACTGAGGACTTGCTTGGAGAGGAACTGGAAGTCAACTGGGTCACTCAACAGCTACCAGTGTCTGAGGAGAAGCTGAACATGTTCCGAGAGGCAACTGCTGCTGATCCCGAAATGCAACTGCTGCACAAAGTAGCAATGAATGGCTGGCCCAAAGACATAAATGCAGTTCCCAAAGACATTCAAGCGTACTGGACATACAGAGAAGAGATCAGCTGTTCATCAGGACTGCTGTTTAAAGCTGCAAAGCTCATCGTGCCGAACCAGCTGCGTGGAGAGATGCTGAGCAAGATCCATGAATCACATCTTGGAGTGGTCAAGTgcaaggagagagcgagggatgtgCTATACTGGCCAG GCATGGAATCCCAGACCGTCTGGTCTCTGACAACGGCCCGCAGTATTCCTGTGCAGAGTTCAGACGTTTCGCTGGAGACTGGGACTTCAGACACCTTACTTCAAGTCCTGGGCATGCACAGTCCAACGGGCAGGCTGAGCGAACGGTGCAAACCGTCAAAAACCTCCTCAGGAAAGCACAAGATGGGAATGGAGATCCCTACATCGCGCTGCTGGAATACCGCAACACTCCACTAG